From a single Micromonospora pallida genomic region:
- a CDS encoding type I polyketide synthase gives MTEDPTRGEQSALLRAFVAIEELEAELDEVRRAQHEPIAIIGASCRFPGGGDGLAAFWRVLSDGVDAAGEVPRERWDLADFYHPDPDRPGRMYTREGHFVDGIDQFDPAFFGIAPREAASLDPQQRMLLEVSWAALEHAGQVPDRLVGTPTGVFVGIMTNDYLQLQTGAGDPTQLDLYAGTGNDLSFPAGRLSYLLGLQGPSMAVTTACSSSLVALHLATRSLRAGETDLALVGGVNAMLAPDAFVTLSKMKALAVDGRCKTFDASADGYGRGEGCGVVVLKRLSDAQRDGDRVLAVVQGTAVNHDGPSGGLTVPNGLAQQDLIRAALADAGVEPGDVDYVEAHGTGTSLGDPIEVRALASVLGRDRPADRPLLVGSVKTNIGHLEAAAGMAGLIKLVLALRHEQVPSHLHFRTPNPHIDWDGLPVQVPAAPTPWPRGERPRVAGLSSFGMSGTNAHVIVGEAPEAVAAEVPGRSAYVLPLSARDGAALRVLAQRYADLLDGAEAPDFGLVCAAAAVTRSHFPHRLAVVASDSAAAAARLRGWLAGAEDRSVVHGVLPAGRRAKIGWLFTGQGAQSVGMARVLYESEPVFRAELDRCAELLAGELERPLLEVLFPSDGTDVLDQTGFTQPVLFAVEWSLAALWRHWGVQPDVVLGHSVGELVAACVAGVFSLEDGLRLVAARGRLMQALPAGGSMAAVSLPEEKVRPLLDGTGLVVAAVNSPTETVIAGPVEALDVVREKFTADGVKTTALHVSHAFHSPLMAPMLPRFREVAGSVVFRAPQRMVVSNVTGAVADAGYGSADYWVEHVSAPVRFADGMRTVLDQGCDVVQEVGPHPVLLAAGRQCVDDDTSVRWLPSLRRGRDDWQQLLTAVAALYAQGVALDWKAITDGLPSRAVDLPTYPFQRQRYWSAPAPGGQSRRRAGDHPLLGQRLRTPSLQDTVFEAALSAATYPLLAEHTLHDQLVVPGAHHVAMLLAAGVESGTRAPGLRDVLFAQPLVLPDPGERPVQTVLTADGTARLVTFDDPEWTEYVTARLDPDGEPGHTPPDLDGLTARCDRSLDDLDTFYGRVTGAGLDLGPSFRWLDRVRTGDGVAVSGIRVPGQLDPSVPYPVHPGLLDACFQLLGLTRPQPEDGLSIHVPFRVERLRAVPSTDPELRAYAWSSESTTGEVVGDVVVVDRTGRLVVELRGLRLRHVDPAALRRAPARTDDLRYEITWPVAGPAEAAEAPAGPGHWLVLADADGLGRELAARLAAEGHTCTLVRPGTAFAQDDAQSYRIDPDRPEDVTRLLDAAGTADWRGVLHLWALDSPADHTDLATLQDAQRTTLRSTLHLVRALATGNRSPRTYLVTRGAQVVGEPAGPLALAQAPLWGLAGTVALEHPELRCTRVDLDPAGDRAADVAFLAAELRADGRDDQIARRGGERHVARLARCAADDGGRPLALPSVESFRLDVATPGVLDQLVFRPVARQAPEAGQVELRVRATGLNFRDVLNALGMYPGEAGPLGLECVGEVVALGADVRGLAVGDRVVALAPASFGSFVTVDADLVAPLPAVVGDTDGATIPVTFLTALYALEHIARLAPGQRVLIHAAAGGVGLAAVQLAQAVGAEVYATASPAKWPVLHRMGVRHLSNSRTLAFADEIREWTGGAGVDVVLNSLTGDFIVESLRLLRPGGRFVEIGKREIWSADQVTRLRDDVTYTAFDLVELSRDEPATVRALLDELMRRFAAETLQPLPSRVFGLPRAVDAFRYMAQARHVGKIVVSHDDSAVSPETNDLVRADGAYLITGGLGGLGLHVARWLVDRGARTLVLVGRSGVTDANRADVTALRDAGARVEVVRADIAHPDEVTRLVGEVTATLPPLRGVVHAAGVLDDGILLQQEWPRFERVLGPKLAGAWNLHHATRGLDLDFFVLFSSVASMLGSAGQGNYAAGNAFLDLLAAERRRQGLPGLSVNWGPWRGAGMAAGVDDDRQWALRGMGLIEPERGVAELAAALGQPRAQVGVVAVEWGAYLRQYPTGLRPSLLDDLAAATADAGAPAAGGADHRALLTLLADATPDDRHDLIVGHVRGLAARVLGLTAAHTLDTRRPLNELGLDSLMAVELRNALSLSLDRSLPATVLFDYPTVEALAGFVAGELQPAEPAAPAGPPPTRPAAPAVDTDRDAWLAEIEQLSDAEVEALLEQELSQSRNRNHHE, from the coding sequence ATGACCGAAGACCCGACGCGCGGCGAACAGTCCGCGCTCCTGCGTGCGTTCGTCGCCATCGAGGAACTGGAAGCCGAGCTGGACGAGGTCCGGCGGGCCCAACACGAGCCGATCGCCATCATCGGCGCGAGCTGCCGCTTCCCCGGCGGCGGTGACGGCCTGGCCGCCTTCTGGCGGGTGCTGAGCGACGGCGTGGACGCGGCCGGCGAGGTGCCCCGGGAACGCTGGGACCTGGCGGACTTCTACCACCCGGACCCGGACCGGCCCGGTCGCATGTACACCCGGGAGGGGCACTTCGTCGACGGGATCGACCAGTTCGACCCGGCCTTCTTCGGCATCGCCCCACGTGAGGCCGCCAGCCTCGACCCGCAGCAGCGGATGCTGCTCGAGGTGTCCTGGGCGGCCCTCGAACACGCCGGCCAGGTGCCGGACCGCCTCGTCGGCACGCCGACCGGGGTCTTCGTCGGCATCATGACCAACGACTACCTCCAATTGCAGACCGGCGCGGGCGACCCCACCCAGCTCGACCTCTACGCCGGCACCGGCAACGACCTCAGCTTCCCGGCCGGGCGGCTGTCGTACCTGCTGGGGTTGCAGGGGCCGAGCATGGCGGTGACCACCGCGTGTTCGTCGTCGCTGGTGGCGCTGCACCTGGCGACCCGGAGCCTGCGTGCCGGCGAAACCGACCTGGCCCTGGTCGGCGGGGTCAACGCGATGCTCGCCCCGGACGCCTTCGTCACCCTGTCGAAGATGAAGGCCCTCGCCGTGGACGGCCGGTGCAAGACCTTCGACGCCTCCGCCGACGGCTACGGCCGGGGCGAGGGCTGCGGCGTGGTGGTGCTGAAGCGGTTGTCGGACGCCCAGCGCGACGGTGACCGGGTACTCGCGGTCGTCCAGGGCACCGCCGTGAACCACGACGGCCCGAGCGGTGGCCTGACCGTCCCGAACGGCCTGGCGCAGCAGGACCTTATCCGGGCAGCCCTCGCCGACGCGGGCGTCGAGCCAGGCGACGTGGACTACGTCGAGGCGCACGGCACGGGCACCTCGCTGGGCGACCCGATCGAGGTACGCGCCCTCGCCTCGGTGCTCGGCCGGGACCGGCCAGCGGATCGTCCGCTGCTGGTGGGTTCGGTGAAGACGAACATCGGCCACCTGGAGGCCGCTGCCGGGATGGCGGGTCTGATCAAGTTGGTGTTGGCGTTGCGGCACGAGCAGGTGCCGTCGCACCTGCACTTCCGTACGCCGAACCCGCACATCGACTGGGACGGCCTCCCGGTCCAGGTCCCGGCCGCCCCGACCCCCTGGCCCCGGGGCGAGCGTCCCCGCGTCGCCGGCCTCAGCTCCTTCGGTATGAGCGGGACCAACGCCCACGTCATCGTGGGGGAGGCCCCGGAGGCGGTCGCGGCGGAGGTTCCGGGTCGTTCGGCGTACGTGTTGCCGTTGTCGGCGCGGGATGGTGCCGCGTTGCGGGTGTTGGCGCAGCGGTACGCCGATCTGCTGGACGGTGCTGAGGCGCCGGATTTCGGGTTGGTGTGTGCGGCGGCTGCGGTGACCCGTAGCCATTTCCCGCACCGTCTGGCCGTGGTGGCGTCGGATTCGGCCGCCGCTGCCGCTCGGCTGCGGGGTTGGCTGGCCGGTGCCGAGGACCGGTCGGTCGTGCACGGTGTGCTGCCCGCCGGCCGTCGGGCGAAGATCGGTTGGCTGTTCACGGGTCAGGGTGCGCAGTCGGTGGGGATGGCGCGTGTCCTGTACGAGTCGGAGCCGGTGTTCCGGGCGGAGTTGGACCGGTGCGCGGAGTTGCTGGCGGGTGAGCTTGAGCGGCCGCTGTTGGAGGTGTTGTTCCCGTCCGACGGTACCGATGTGTTGGATCAGACGGGTTTCACGCAGCCGGTGTTGTTCGCGGTGGAGTGGTCTCTCGCGGCGTTGTGGCGGCACTGGGGTGTGCAGCCGGATGTCGTTCTGGGTCACAGCGTGGGTGAGCTGGTCGCGGCGTGTGTGGCGGGGGTGTTCTCCCTCGAGGACGGGCTGCGCCTGGTGGCAGCACGCGGCCGGTTGATGCAGGCTCTCCCGGCTGGCGGGTCGATGGCAGCGGTGTCCCTGCCCGAGGAGAAGGTCCGCCCGTTGCTGGACGGCACCGGTCTCGTGGTGGCGGCGGTGAACAGTCCAACCGAGACGGTGATTGCCGGTCCGGTCGAGGCGTTGGATGTTGTTCGGGAGAAGTTCACGGCCGACGGGGTGAAGACGACCGCGTTGCACGTGTCGCACGCGTTCCACTCGCCGTTGATGGCGCCGATGTTGCCGAGGTTCCGGGAGGTTGCCGGGTCGGTGGTGTTCCGGGCTCCGCAGCGGATGGTGGTGTCCAACGTGACCGGCGCGGTGGCTGATGCCGGCTATGGGTCGGCGGACTACTGGGTGGAGCACGTGTCGGCTCCGGTGCGGTTCGCCGACGGTATGCGGACTGTTCTCGACCAGGGTTGTGACGTGGTGCAGGAGGTCGGCCCGCATCCGGTGTTGTTGGCCGCCGGCCGGCAGTGTGTGGACGACGACACGTCGGTGCGGTGGTTGCCGTCGTTGCGGCGGGGCCGGGACGACTGGCAGCAGCTACTCACCGCGGTCGCGGCCCTGTACGCGCAGGGTGTGGCGCTGGACTGGAAGGCGATCACCGACGGGCTCCCGTCCCGGGCGGTGGACCTGCCCACCTATCCGTTCCAACGCCAGCGCTACTGGTCGGCACCCGCGCCGGGCGGCCAGAGCCGTCGCCGGGCGGGCGACCACCCGCTGCTCGGGCAGCGGCTCCGGACGCCCTCACTGCAGGACACCGTCTTCGAGGCGGCTCTGAGCGCGGCCACCTACCCGCTCCTGGCCGAGCACACGCTGCACGACCAGCTCGTGGTACCGGGTGCGCACCACGTGGCCATGCTCCTCGCGGCGGGCGTCGAGAGCGGCACCCGTGCCCCCGGGCTGCGGGATGTCCTGTTCGCCCAGCCGCTGGTGCTGCCGGATCCGGGTGAGCGTCCGGTGCAGACGGTCCTCACAGCCGACGGCACCGCGCGACTGGTCACCTTCGACGATCCGGAGTGGACGGAGTACGTCACGGCCCGCCTCGACCCGGACGGCGAACCGGGGCATACGCCACCGGACCTGGACGGGCTCACCGCACGCTGCGACCGGTCGCTCGACGACCTCGACACCTTCTACGGTCGGGTCACCGGCGCCGGTCTGGACCTCGGGCCGAGCTTCCGCTGGCTCGACCGGGTCCGCACCGGTGACGGGGTGGCGGTGAGTGGCATCCGGGTACCCGGTCAGCTCGACCCGAGCGTGCCGTACCCGGTGCACCCCGGTCTGCTGGACGCCTGCTTTCAACTGCTGGGTCTGACCCGGCCGCAGCCGGAGGACGGCCTGTCGATCCACGTCCCGTTCCGGGTGGAGCGGCTGCGGGCCGTCCCGTCCACCGATCCTGAGCTGCGGGCGTACGCCTGGAGCAGTGAATCCACCACCGGGGAGGTCGTCGGGGACGTCGTGGTGGTCGACCGCACCGGCCGGCTGGTCGTGGAGCTGCGCGGCCTGCGGCTGCGGCACGTCGACCCGGCGGCGCTGCGCCGCGCCCCGGCCCGGACCGACGACCTGCGCTACGAGATCACCTGGCCGGTCGCCGGCCCGGCCGAGGCCGCCGAGGCGCCCGCCGGGCCGGGGCACTGGCTGGTCCTTGCCGACGCGGACGGGCTCGGCCGGGAACTGGCCGCACGGCTGGCGGCCGAGGGCCACACCTGCACCCTCGTCCGGCCGGGCACGGCGTTCGCCCAGGACGACGCGCAGTCGTACCGGATCGACCCGGACCGCCCGGAGGACGTCACCCGGCTGCTCGACGCGGCCGGCACCGCCGACTGGCGGGGCGTGCTGCACCTGTGGGCGCTGGACAGCCCCGCCGACCACACCGACCTGGCGACCCTCCAGGACGCCCAGCGGACCACGCTGCGCAGCACCCTGCACCTGGTACGGGCCCTGGCGACCGGCAACCGGTCGCCCCGGACGTACCTGGTGACCCGGGGGGCCCAGGTGGTCGGTGAACCGGCCGGACCGCTGGCGCTGGCCCAGGCCCCGCTCTGGGGTCTGGCCGGCACGGTGGCCCTGGAACACCCGGAGCTGCGGTGCACCCGCGTCGACCTCGACCCGGCCGGCGACCGGGCCGCCGACGTGGCGTTCCTCGCCGCCGAGCTGCGGGCCGACGGGCGGGACGACCAAATCGCCCGGCGCGGCGGTGAGCGGCACGTGGCCCGCCTGGCCCGCTGCGCGGCGGACGACGGCGGCCGGCCGTTGGCGCTGCCCAGCGTCGAGTCGTTCCGGCTCGACGTGGCGACCCCCGGGGTGCTCGACCAGTTGGTGTTCCGGCCGGTGGCCCGGCAGGCACCGGAGGCGGGCCAGGTGGAGCTGCGGGTCCGGGCGACCGGCCTGAACTTCCGTGACGTGCTCAACGCGCTCGGCATGTACCCGGGTGAGGCGGGACCGCTCGGCCTGGAGTGCGTCGGCGAGGTGGTGGCGCTCGGCGCGGACGTCCGCGGCCTGGCGGTGGGGGACCGGGTGGTGGCCCTCGCCCCGGCGAGCTTCGGCAGCTTCGTGACCGTCGACGCCGACCTGGTGGCCCCGCTGCCGGCGGTGGTCGGGGACACCGACGGCGCGACCATCCCGGTGACCTTCCTGACCGCCCTGTACGCCCTGGAACACATCGCCCGGCTCGCGCCGGGACAGCGGGTGCTGATCCACGCGGCGGCCGGCGGGGTGGGGCTGGCCGCGGTGCAACTCGCCCAGGCAGTCGGCGCCGAGGTGTACGCCACGGCCAGCCCGGCCAAGTGGCCGGTGCTGCACCGGATGGGGGTCCGCCACCTGTCGAACTCGCGGACCCTGGCCTTCGCCGACGAGATCCGCGAGTGGACCGGCGGTGCCGGCGTCGACGTGGTCCTCAACTCGCTGACCGGGGACTTCATCGTCGAGAGCCTGCGCCTGCTCCGCCCCGGCGGTCGGTTCGTCGAGATCGGCAAGCGGGAGATCTGGTCGGCCGACCAGGTGACCCGGCTCCGGGACGACGTCACCTACACCGCGTTCGACCTGGTGGAGCTGTCCCGGGACGAGCCGGCAACGGTCCGCGCCCTGCTGGACGAGCTGATGCGGCGGTTCGCCGCCGAGACGCTCCAACCGCTGCCGAGCCGGGTGTTCGGGCTGCCCCGGGCGGTCGACGCGTTCCGGTACATGGCACAGGCCCGACACGTCGGCAAGATCGTCGTCAGCCACGACGACTCCGCCGTGTCGCCGGAGACCAACGACCTGGTCCGCGCCGACGGGGCGTACCTGATCACGGGTGGTCTGGGTGGTCTGGGCCTGCACGTGGCGCGCTGGCTGGTCGACCGGGGGGCCCGCACGCTGGTGCTGGTGGGCCGCAGCGGCGTCACCGACGCCAACCGGGCGGACGTGACCGCGCTGCGCGACGCCGGCGCCCGCGTCGAGGTGGTCCGGGCCGACATCGCCCACCCGGACGAGGTGACCCGGCTGGTCGGCGAGGTCACCGCCACCCTGCCGCCGCTGCGCGGGGTGGTCCACGCGGCCGGTGTGCTGGACGACGGCATCCTGCTCCAGCAGGAGTGGCCGCGCTTCGAACGGGTGCTCGGGCCGAAGCTTGCCGGGGCGTGGAACCTGCACCACGCCACCCGTGGCCTGGACCTGGACTTCTTCGTACTGTTCTCGTCGGTCGCCTCGATGCTCGGGTCCGCCGGGCAGGGCAACTACGCGGCCGGCAACGCCTTCCTCGACCTGCTGGCCGCCGAACGGCGCCGGCAGGGGCTGCCGGGGCTGAGCGTGAACTGGGGTCCGTGGCGGGGCGCGGGCATGGCCGCCGGCGTCGACGACGACCGGCAGTGGGCGCTGCGCGGCATGGGCCTGATCGAGCCGGAGCGGGGGGTCGCCGAGTTGGCGGCAGCCCTCGGGCAGCCCCGCGCGCAGGTGGGCGTCGTCGCCGTCGAGTGGGGCGCCTACCTGCGGCAGTACCCGACCGGGCTGCGGCCCTCGCTGCTGGACGACCTGGCCGCCGCCACGGCCGACGCGGGGGCCCCGGCGGCGGGCGGCGCCGACCACCGGGCGCTGCTGACCCTGCTGGCCGACGCGACCCCCGACGACCGGCACGACCTGATCGTGGGGCATGTACGGGGCCTGGCGGCCCGGGTCCTCGGGCTCACCGCCGCGCACACCCTGGACACCCGCCGCCCGCTCAACGAACTCGGCCTGGACTCGCTGATGGCGGTGGAACTGCGCAACGCGCTCAGCCTCAGCCTCGACCGGTCACTGCCCGCGACGGTGCTGTTCGACTACCCGACCGTCGAGGCGCTGGCCGGCTTCGTCGCCGGGGAACTCCAGCCCGCCGAACCGGCCGCACCGGCCGGCCCACCCCCGACCCGGCCGGCGGCGCCGGCCGTCGACACCGATCGGGACGCCTGGCTGGCGGAGATCGAACAGCTCTCCGACGCCGAGGTCGAAGCCCTCCTCGAGCAGGAACTCTCCCAGTCACGGAACAGGAACCACCATGAGTGA